Below is a window of Vanacampus margaritifer isolate UIUO_Vmar chromosome 11, RoL_Vmar_1.0, whole genome shotgun sequence DNA.
GGCAAGAAAAACAAGTTTTGTACTTTGAACCTACTAACTGCTAAACTGCAGCTATTTGCTAATTGAGTTTGTTAGCATCATTGTGCTCATATTTCAAAGTTTTGCTTCCGTTTCGCATCGTCAAGTCCCGACACCCGCCGTACGCGGATTCATCTGAGCTCTGCCAATCCTACCAGCTCGTGATTGGGGAAAAAGACGTTGTCGCGGTCCCTCAGGCTGGTGATGACGTTGCCCACGTTTCCCACGATGGATGCGAACACCAGCACGGCGATGAGCAGGTCGGCTATCATGAACAGGAAGGCCTCTTCCCGGCGGGGCAGCGGCGTGTCCCCGACGGTGGTGAAGATCTGGGCCGAGAACCAGAAGCAGTAGAAGTACTGGCGGCGGGTCGACGCAAACGCCGGCTGGGATACGTTGGGGTAAACCCAGCCGTCGCTCCCGAAGCCGATGTAGTCGGAGAGCGCAAAGTAGAGGCAGGCGTTCCAGTGGATCAGCACAAAGATGTAGACCATCAGCTTGCTGATGCGGAAGGTGTTGGGGTACGAGGTCCTGGTCTCCATGCGGTCAAGGGCCTCGTTGAGTCGCGGGGTGCGGAGCAGGCGGTTGACCCGCACCGCGGCCGCCTGGATGCCGAACAACAGGTAGAACAAGTCGGTGGGCAGCAGGGACGCCAGGTCCCGCAAGAAGCGCCTCGAGCGGAGGTAGCGACTCTTCAGACGACCCGGGTCTTTGGTCAGGACGCCCTGCTCCAGATAGCCTGGCGACGGTGCAAAACCAGCAGTCGGTCAATCAACAAGCTGGAACCACTGGAGTGGCTACAAATCCACGTCTTCTGGTTGCCGCAACATTGCTTGGTTTTTGGCAACACTATTGGCTAGCTAACGCTACGACGTGCTCCAGACGGAAAATCAAAAGGTTCAGGTCATTGTCAAGCTACCATCAGGTACGGACAAAAGAacatcacatgcacacacggcgagcgttaaaaaaaaaaaaaaagtatcccgATGTTTTGGAATTCATGTTTGATCTAAGACCATCCGGAGAGCACCGGATTGGGGACGACGTTCTGGACTTTGTGGCGAAAACATTCTAACTTTCATTCAGATATTTTGCATGGGTGCTTCTCCAACCCGGTGGTCCTCGGTCCTTCAGGCAGAGCTTCCTTTTTAGATGATGGTTTGAATTGAAAGGCGTCCCCGAGGACCGGGGATGAGAACCGCTGCTCGGACCTGCTGGCTTCATAAGCTGGCGCTTCCACATTCACATCTCGCAACGAGTCGCAACCATTGCTAGCTACCTACTTGGGGCTTTGGGGATTTGGACTCTCGCTCCCTTCTTCTCCCAGAGAGACTGATCTCATTCCCTCCCGAGCCAAAATTTGACAGATCGAGTTCCGCTATCCCACCCCCGTTTTTACTCTTAGTCTAGCTTGCCTGGCTTTTCTTAcctgttgaatttgaacatctTAAAAGTCAGCGGCTCGTCACCAGCGTGGTCATGTGGACACTTTTAATTGTCCTTTCCACCTACTGTCCAAGGATACGCCTTTGGGATCACGGATGGATGttctcttcttttgtttttttctcggtCTGCGCCTTCACAGACTTTGTTCTGTCCGGCTACTTTCCAATCATACTACAAACCACCACCGGACGAGCACGTCAAGCTTCCTTGTTGCGCGGAAAAGTTCCCACAAAAAAAGGCTCCCACAAAAAAAGGCTCCCACAAGCATCATTCCGCAAGACTACGCAGCTGAACAAGACAGAAAAGGTGCGGTCTGGCGTACCCGAACGCACGGCGATGAGCATGTCGGCGGCGTACATCAGGTCAGACGCCAAGTCCAGGGTAAGCCAGACGGCCAGGTAGCCCCGGGCGATGGAGGGGAAGCACGTCCTGTCGccgcaaacaaacacacaagggCTCCGTTTTGGGACACGTCACAAGACTCGCAAGACTCGGTGCCACCGCGGCCCGTCCGGCATATGGCGGGAGGTGTCCTCCAAGATACGCCCGAGCGGCGGATTGACGGTTTGGTGCTCTCAAGTCACACCTGCTCCGACCATGTCTAAATAGTGGCGCGGCTGTTGGAAAGCGCTTTTGGAGACGTAATAGATGGCACATACCTGAGGATGATGACGACCCAGTTGTAGACCACCGGTGGAACCATGAGCTGCAGCCAAACGTAATAGAAGTGCTCGGCAGGGTCCACGACCCAATTTGTCCAGCTGGAAGCAAACAAGCAGCACTTTCCATTCACTGACTCGActcggacggacggacgggcggaCGGGACAAGGCACAGCCCatgtcaggggtcaccaaccctTTGGAAAGTGAGAGCTACTTTGTGGATACTGATGAGCACAAATGTCTACCAGACCACTTTGATGCCCCTCCTTCATCACCTCGTCGCATTGCAAAAGTTCATGATTTGCCACAATAATGAGCAAACTGATAACCGAAGCGCCGGAGCCTCGCTCTGACTTTTGTCCGATTTGGCCGCGAATGTCACAAAGGTCGCACGCGTCATCTGAGGTGACATCGTCGGGAAAGACAGGACGCCCTTGTCCTCATCGGCGGACGCATCGTCGGATGGACGCAATGTCGTGTCTTTTGAAGgaatgaaatcaacatttggaATTGAATTGAACGCGCTTAGCTGAAATAACCGTGCTTGTGAAATCAGCGGGTGGTATCGCCAGATCCGGTCCATCGTAACCGTCCATCAGGATCAGGAGCAGCGGCTGGGACATACTTGGCTCTCTCTTCAAACACTTGAAATGCTACTTACAAGATGGCCAATACTTTGTGTCAGATGCTTTGAATTGAGTTTGAGATTGATTTTGTTCAGACAAATTGATGTATTTTGATGGATTTATTGATGTCAAGCAATCAAGTTTTGCACCCGAGTGTGAGAAGTGAACGCGCTGCAGACGGCACGCTGACGTTGAAAAGTGTCGTCGTCGTTACTCACGTTGCGGCGGCCGCATGGGGCTCCGACCCATCTCGGTCCGGACCGTCGCGGACGCCGGCGTCTGTTTCGTGGGTTACCTTTGACCTCTGCCGCCACCTGAGCCAGGCGGAAGCCGGCCCACCGCAAACTCCGTTCATGGTCGCTTCAAATCTGCTGTTGGTGTGCGTGCGAGAATGGGAGGGAGGCTCGTCGCTATGGACGACAACACAACATCTTCTCCGTCTCCTCCGGGAGTGTCTTCGTGTCCTTTGGGacaaatttgagtttgttttcgTTGCATCGTTTCTTATATTTTCATATGGGGCTTTTTGTTAATCAAGAAAATCCAACTTTGTGATGACATTTTGCCCCCACCATGGCCTTAACTACATGTCCAAACAATATGattgttttcctaaaaaaaaaaaaaaatgcaacatttaatTTTTGGAGATTTAGCCTTTTTTTATGACCACATGTATTACAGTACGTTTGGATTACTGCTATTCATTGTATCATGGccttttttggattttttttattttaaatcttttcagtgatttctgtttttctgagtattgtTTTTTGGAATTTTCcgtttgattgtttttaaataatttgttctgtttttcacAGTATCAGCAAAAATACTATGAAAAACAATTCCGCCAAGTCAATCTTTGCGCTTTTGTTACGATACgataaatgaaagtgaaaattctgtCAAACCGAAATAAAAGAACTATACAAAtaaggcaaggcagctttatttgcGTATCCTGTACATTTCGCACGTACGCTAACTCAACTTTACATGTTTCAAAGTACACCAAAACAGGCGCGTTTCGTGTTGGAAACTCACGATGTTCTTGTGGCGCACGTGCTCGTGCACGACGCCCCGGGGTGACGTGCACGAGCACGAGCGTCGTCTCCGGGCGGAGTCACCTCAACACAGCCAAGATGGCGGCGGGCCGACGACGAGCATCGGAGGGACTGGCCGCTTGACGGCGATGCTCGTTGGTGGCGTTCGTTCTCTTGGTCGCCGACAGGATGCGCCGCCACCCCGACGGGGAGTCGCTCTCTCGCCTCGCCTTCAATCGCTCCCCCCGCccgctccagcacccccgccaCCGGCACCGAGGCGCTGCGGGCCGCCCTGCCGCTCGTGTCGCGTCCCCGACGGGCGCCGCGCTGACGTTGTGGCGCTTGTAGCCGCTCGCTGCTAACCGCTAGCCGCTAGCCGCTAGCCGCTAgccgctagctgctagctacgCGCTACGCCTTCGCTCCAGCAGACAGCTCAACAAGGTGAGCCACACCAGCAAGCCTTTGACACACACCTCAGCACGTATACGATGAAAAATGATGCTCATTTTAGGAATGAGTAGCGGGGAAAGTGCCTTCCCGAAGATTTCTTGACAGAAGAGAAGCAGCCATCAATGGCATTAAGACGGTCATAAACCCCCAGGCCATCGCGGACGTTGCTTATGTGCAGACCAACcccgcaataagtgaaatccGCGAGAGAGTAGTTCtgtttaaagaaacaaaatactACAAAAGGTCCAACAATAAGTCTCTGTATCTCTcgttttagtatttattttgttttaacatcTCTTTCGTTCTGTTACTGCTTTTAAATGTGCTTTGAATGACAGCATTTGAAGCTATTAATTAGCGATGCtatgtttattttgacaagCCCAAAGTACTGCTTCGATGCTGCTCAACGTGGAAACAATGTGAGAAATTGTCCTTTCTAATGAACGCCACCTTGATTtgtgatctttttttattattattttttaatttgtgttagTTACAGGTTTACTGTAATCAGATTTTGATATTACATAGAATAaaaagtgaatgaataaaattgaaaaagaaaataggcAATAATATAAACTGTTGTTTTCCTAAGTAAAAGCA
It encodes the following:
- the cnga4 gene encoding cyclic nucleotide-gated channel alpha-4, whose protein sequence is MNGVCGGPASAWLRWRQRSKVTHETDAGVRDGPDRDGSEPHAAAATWTNWVVDPAEHFYYVWLQLMVPPVVYNWVVIILRTCFPSIARGYLAVWLTLDLASDLMYAADMLIAVRSGYLEQGVLTKDPGRLKSRYLRSRRFLRDLASLLPTDLFYLLFGIQAAAVRVNRLLRTPRLNEALDRMETRTSYPNTFRISKLMVYIFVLIHWNACLYFALSDYIGFGSDGWVYPNVSQPAFASTRRQYFYCFWFSAQIFTTVGDTPLPRREEAFLFMIADLLIAVLVFASIVGNVGNVITSLRDRDNVFFPNHELVKAYLRSRHISKELRQRIDNWYQHLHINKKIMRENEILQQLPLHLRTEIAVSVHLPTLSKVTIFQSCEKSLLEELVLKLTPQVFSPGEYVCRKGDVGHEMYIVKEGRLAVVADDGVSQLAVLGEGNFFGEISILNIKGNKSGNRRTANIRSIGYSDLFSLSKEDLTDVLSEYPSAKRHLEEKGRQILTKMGMLDQGGAAAAGGGARHTETKMAGLESVLEALQTKLARLMAEAESSQRKMEARVALLEWALRARRARGDPRGDPHGDGVGKEAAAEPEEAHDKRRGGGVLDKEGDGNP